A genomic window from Sphingomonas taxi includes:
- the glgX gene encoding glycogen debranching protein GlgX: protein MHALPDRLDPGSPYPLGATFDGLGVNFAVFSANADRIELCVFDPSGKRELQRITLPECTDEVFHGYLPDAAPGLIYGYRAHGRYEPENGHRFNPNKLLLDPYARRLHGQIKWTDALHGYKVGHAREDLSFDKRDSAPAMPKAVVVDDHWDWSRDTKPNTPWSETVIYEAHVKGLTRLMELVPPRERGTYAALGHPAVIAHLKRIGVTALELLPIHSFTQDRFLQEKGLKNYWGYNTLGFFAPEQAYMSTDSQDELRRAVHRLHKAGIEVILDVVYNHTCEGSEKGPTLSWRGLDNASYYRLVKDQPRYSINDTGTGNTLNLSKARVIQMVTDSLRYWATSFGIDGFRFDLGLTLGREDDGFDPGAAFFDVVRQDPVLGRLKLMAEPWDVGPGGYQLGNFPPGFAEWNDKYRDTVRQFWRGDAGQRADLAARLAGSGDLFDRRSRRPWASINLLSAHDGFTLADTVMYEERHNEANGEDNRDGHDNNHSRNWGQEGPTDDPAINDARGRVQRSMLTTLLASLGTPMLVAGDEFGRTQQGNNNAYCQDNEISWLDWQAAASETGQTQIDYVARLADLRRRYPVLRAATFLYGQDSPGHGINDVEWWDERGERLSPEDWQNPEGRALMMRRASRNEAGEVEAVSLLINGSADPVTFHLPPPHAGRIVLIDSARPEQGELAIEDSYEVAPQGAVLVTWTLTFEEDAA from the coding sequence GTGCATGCCTTGCCCGACCGGCTCGATCCGGGCTCGCCCTATCCGCTGGGCGCTACGTTCGATGGCCTCGGCGTCAATTTCGCGGTCTTCAGCGCCAATGCCGACCGTATCGAACTCTGCGTCTTCGATCCCTCCGGCAAGCGCGAGCTGCAGCGGATCACGCTGCCCGAATGTACCGACGAGGTGTTCCACGGCTATCTGCCCGATGCCGCGCCCGGCCTGATCTACGGCTATCGCGCGCACGGCCGCTACGAGCCCGAGAACGGCCATCGCTTCAATCCCAACAAATTGCTGCTCGATCCCTATGCGCGGCGGCTGCACGGCCAGATCAAATGGACCGATGCGCTGCACGGCTACAAGGTCGGCCATGCGCGCGAGGACCTGAGCTTCGACAAGCGCGACAGCGCGCCGGCGATGCCCAAGGCAGTGGTGGTCGACGACCATTGGGATTGGTCGCGCGACACCAAGCCCAACACGCCCTGGTCCGAAACCGTGATCTACGAGGCGCACGTCAAGGGCCTGACCAGGCTGATGGAGCTGGTGCCGCCGCGCGAACGCGGGACCTATGCCGCGCTCGGCCATCCCGCGGTGATCGCGCATCTCAAGCGGATCGGCGTCACCGCGCTCGAGCTGCTGCCGATCCACAGCTTCACGCAGGACCGCTTCCTGCAGGAAAAGGGCCTGAAGAACTATTGGGGCTATAACACGCTCGGCTTCTTCGCCCCCGAACAGGCCTATATGTCGACCGACAGCCAGGACGAGCTGCGCCGCGCCGTCCACCGCCTGCACAAGGCGGGGATCGAGGTGATCCTCGACGTCGTCTACAACCACACCTGCGAAGGCTCGGAGAAAGGCCCGACGCTGTCGTGGCGCGGGCTCGACAATGCGAGCTATTACCGGCTGGTCAAGGATCAGCCGCGCTATTCGATCAACGACACCGGCACCGGCAACACGCTCAACCTCAGCAAGGCGCGCGTCATCCAGATGGTGACCGATTCGCTGCGCTATTGGGCGACGAGCTTCGGCATCGACGGTTTCCGCTTCGATCTCGGCCTGACGCTCGGCCGCGAGGACGACGGCTTCGACCCCGGCGCCGCCTTCTTCGACGTGGTGCGACAGGACCCGGTGCTCGGTCGCCTCAAGCTGATGGCGGAGCCGTGGGACGTCGGCCCCGGCGGCTATCAGCTCGGCAATTTCCCGCCCGGCTTCGCCGAGTGGAACGACAAATACCGCGACACCGTCCGCCAGTTCTGGCGCGGCGACGCCGGCCAGCGCGCCGATCTCGCCGCGCGGCTCGCGGGCTCGGGCGACCTGTTCGACCGCCGCTCGCGCCGGCCGTGGGCGAGCATCAACCTGCTGTCCGCGCACGACGGCTTCACCCTCGCCGACACGGTGATGTACGAGGAGCGCCACAACGAGGCAAATGGCGAGGACAATCGCGACGGCCACGACAACAACCATTCACGCAACTGGGGCCAGGAAGGCCCGACCGACGATCCCGCGATCAACGACGCGCGCGGCCGTGTCCAGCGGTCGATGCTGACGACGCTGCTCGCCTCGCTCGGCACGCCGATGCTCGTCGCCGGCGACGAATTCGGGCGGACGCAGCAGGGCAACAACAACGCCTATTGCCAGGACAACGAGATCAGTTGGCTCGACTGGCAGGCGGCGGCGAGCGAGACCGGGCAGACGCAGATCGACTATGTCGCGCGGCTGGCCGACCTGCGTCGTCGCTATCCGGTGCTGCGCGCCGCGACCTTCCTCTACGGGCAGGATTCGCCAGGCCACGGCATCAACGACGTCGAATGGTGGGACGAGCGCGGCGAGCGGCTGAGCCCCGAGGATTGGCAGAACCCCGAGGGTCGCGCACTGATGATGCGCCGCGCCAGCCGCAACGAGGCGGGCGAGGTCGAGGCGGTGTCGCTGCTCATCAACGGTTCGGCCGATCCGGTGACCTTCCATCTGCCGCCGCCGCATGCCGGCCGCATCGTGCTGATCGACAGCGCCAGGCCCGAGCAGGGCGAGCTGGCGATCGAGGACAGCTACGAGGTGGCGCCGCAGGGCGCGGTGCTGGTCACCTGGACGCTGACCTTCGAGGAGGATGCGGCATGA
- the treZ gene encoding malto-oligosyltrehalose trehalohydrolase: MSRRWGAELLDDGRTRFALWAPACDAVTLEIDGSASIVMTAEDDGWFVATADAPAGTRYRFRLDDLAVPDPASRAQSGGVHGWSLVIDPAYAWTVPDWRGRPWEDTVLIELHAGVLGGFRGIMDQIPTLAALGITAIELMPVNAFGGTRNWGYDGVLPYAPAEAYGAPAELKALVDEAHAFGLSVFLDVVYNHFGPDGNYLSAYAPDFFDADVHTPWGGAVAVERDAVHRFFVDNALMWLGDYRIDGLRFDAVHAIDNTDFLDAMAAEIRAAFPDRHIHLVLENERNDAERLHDGGYDAQWNDDFHSVLHVLLTGETSAYYSDFADRPAERLARCLAEGFIYQGEPSANHDGTPRGTPSAHLAPTRFVAFLQNHDQVGNRALGERLTVLTDTARLRAATALLLLGPQVPMLFMGDTEGSETPFLFFTDFHDELADAVREGRRKEFAKFDAFADPAARERIPDPNAPETFERSGPEAGPDAHGWRTLIRDLIALRRSAIVPHLAGAKALGAEATGEAAVTARWRLGDGSVLTIALDLAYQPAPLPEGEGELFHAEGERFRAWIAK, from the coding sequence ATGAGCCGCCGCTGGGGCGCCGAGCTGCTCGACGACGGGCGGACGCGCTTCGCGCTCTGGGCGCCGGCGTGCGACGCGGTGACGCTGGAGATCGACGGCAGCGCATCGATCGTGATGACGGCGGAGGACGACGGCTGGTTCGTCGCCACCGCGGACGCCCCGGCCGGCACCCGCTACCGCTTTCGCCTCGACGATCTCGCGGTGCCCGATCCGGCGAGTCGCGCACAATCGGGCGGCGTCCACGGCTGGAGCCTCGTCATCGATCCCGCCTACGCCTGGACGGTCCCGGACTGGCGCGGTCGGCCGTGGGAGGACACGGTGCTGATCGAGCTGCACGCCGGCGTGCTCGGCGGCTTCCGCGGCATCATGGACCAGATCCCGACGCTCGCCGCGCTCGGCATCACCGCGATCGAGCTGATGCCGGTCAACGCCTTCGGCGGTACGCGCAACTGGGGCTATGACGGCGTCCTGCCCTACGCCCCCGCCGAAGCCTATGGCGCGCCCGCCGAGCTCAAGGCGCTGGTCGACGAAGCGCATGCCTTCGGCCTCTCGGTCTTCCTCGACGTCGTCTACAATCACTTCGGCCCCGACGGGAATTACCTGTCGGCCTACGCCCCCGATTTCTTCGATGCCGATGTCCATACGCCCTGGGGCGGCGCGGTCGCGGTCGAGCGCGACGCGGTGCATCGCTTCTTCGTCGACAATGCGCTGATGTGGCTCGGCGACTATCGCATCGACGGGCTGCGCTTCGACGCGGTCCATGCGATCGACAACACCGACTTCCTCGACGCAATGGCGGCGGAGATCCGCGCGGCCTTCCCCGATCGCCACATCCACCTCGTCCTCGAAAACGAGCGCAACGACGCCGAGCGCCTCCACGACGGCGGCTATGACGCACAGTGGAACGACGATTTCCACAGCGTCCTCCATGTGCTGCTCACCGGCGAGACCAGCGCCTATTACAGCGACTTCGCCGACAGGCCCGCCGAGCGGCTGGCGCGTTGCCTCGCCGAAGGCTTTATCTATCAGGGCGAACCTTCGGCCAATCACGACGGCACACCGCGCGGTACGCCGAGTGCGCATCTTGCGCCGACGCGCTTTGTCGCCTTTCTCCAGAACCACGATCAGGTCGGCAACCGTGCGCTCGGCGAACGGCTGACCGTGCTGACCGACACCGCGCGGCTACGCGCGGCGACCGCGCTGCTGCTGCTCGGTCCGCAGGTGCCGATGTTGTTCATGGGCGACACCGAAGGCAGCGAGACGCCGTTCCTGTTCTTCACCGATTTCCACGACGAACTGGCGGATGCGGTGCGCGAGGGCCGGCGCAAGGAATTCGCCAAGTTCGACGCCTTCGCCGACCCGGCGGCGCGCGAGCGCATCCCCGATCCCAATGCGCCCGAGACGTTCGAGCGCTCGGGCCCCGAGGCGGGACCCGATGCGCACGGCTGGCGGACGCTGATCCGCGACCTGATCGCGCTGCGCCGGAGCGCGATCGTGCCGCATCTGGCGGGGGCGAAAGCGCTGGGGGCGGAGGCGACTGGCGAGGCGGCGGTCACCGCACGCTGGCGGCTCGGCGACGGCAGCGTGCTGACGATCGCGCTCGATCTCGCCTATCAGCCGGCGCCGCTGCCGGAGGGCGAAGGCGAGCTGTTTCACGCAGAAGGCGAGCGCTTCCGCGCGTGGATCGCGAAATGA